One segment of Toxoplasma gondii ME49 chromosome VI, whole genome shotgun sequence DNA contains the following:
- a CDS encoding 50S ribosomal protein l24, putative (encoded by transcript TGME49_239720) — MSRYVKVYRKVMNLQRRKTPLPWTPTFLEFSKEPSVPFPVREKLQPAPIDLSYYLNMEVGDLVEVLHGPDCGRQGVVLSISKKRNTVVVDGCNMKKSFWNPGVGASLITQEMPIHITNVALLDPVVKRPTRVKRRFMMNGECVRISKLSGSAMPEPVSTSALRQPNLYQEYLRQKALGPPLKASYARPDPLHLKILQRLARHISWGQGSPLPTAENPRVNSPEPMALRR, encoded by the exons ATGTCTCGTTACGTGAAAGTCTACCGAAAGGTGATGAATCTGCAGAGGCGCAAGACGCCTTTGCCGTGGACGCCGACCTTCCTGGAGTTCTCTAAAGAGCCTTCAGTTCCCTTCCCTGtcagagagaag CTGCAACCGGCGCCCATCGACCTGTCATACTACCTCAACATGGAGGTCGGCGACCTCGTGGAG gTGCTTCATGGCCCCGACTGTGGTCGCCAGGGCGTCGTTCTGTCCATCAGCAAAAAGCGAAACACGGTCGTCGTTGACGGGTGCAACATG AAGAAAAGCTTCTGGAACCCAGGCGTCGGCGCTTCGCTAATCACGCAAGAAATGCCTATACACATTACGAACGTCGCCCTCCTCGACCCCGTTGTCAA ACGGCCGACGCGGGTCAAGAGACGCTTCATGATGAACGGCGAGTGTGTGCGGATCTCGAAGCTTTCCG GAAGTGCAATGCCGGAGCCCGTGTCCACCTCTGCGTTGCGGCAGCCGAATTTGTATCAGGAGTATTTGCGCCAGAAGGCCCTCGGTCCCCCGCTCAAA GCAAGCTATGCACGACCGGATCCTCTCCATCTGAAAATTCTCCAGAGGCTCGCGAGGCACATCAGTTGGGGTCAAGGTTCGCCGTTGCCGACGGCAGAGAATCCTCGAGTGAACTCTCCAGAGCCTATGGCCCTGCGGCGCTGA